In the genome of Vanacampus margaritifer isolate UIUO_Vmar chromosome 1, RoL_Vmar_1.0, whole genome shotgun sequence, one region contains:
- the dnajc5aa gene encoding dnaJ (Hsp40) homolog, subfamily C, member 5aa isoform X1, translating to MAEHQRQRSLSTAGESLYHVLGVEKIATNDDIKRSYRKLALKFHPDKNPENPEAADKFKEINNAHAILNDPTKRNIYDKYGSLGLYVAEQFGEENVNTYFVLSSWWAKALFVFCGLATGCYFCCCLCCCCNCCCGRCKPRPREGQEQDFYVSPEDLEAQLQSDERAPVGVSPVEAGGEPIMLQPSATETTQLTSDGHYSYHTDTGFN from the exons ATGGCTGAGCATCAGAGGCAGCGCTCTTTGTCCACCGCTGGTGAGTCTCTCTACCACGTGCTGGGAGTGGAAAAGATTGCCACCAATGATGACATCAAGCGCTCCTACAG GAAACTGGCTTTGAAATTCCACCCTGACAAGAATCCTGAAAATCCCGAAGCAGCGGACAAATTCAAGGAGATCAACAACGCCCACGCCATCCTCAATGACCCCACCAAGCGCAACATTTACGACAAATACGGCTCGCTGGGCCTGTACGTGGCCGAGCAGTTCGGAGAGGAGAACGTCAACACGTACTTTGTCCTCTCCAGCTGGTGGGCGAAG GCGCTGTTTGTGTTCTGCGGCCTGGCCACCGGCTGCTACTTCTGTTGCTGCctgtgctgctgctgcaacTGCTGCTGCGGAAGATGTAAACCTCGGCCTCGGGAGGGCCAGGAGCAGGATTTTTACGTGTCCCCGGAGGACCTGGAGGCTCAGCTGCAATCTGACGAGAGAG CGCCTGTTGGTGTGTCTCCAGTAGAGGCGGGAGGCGAGCCCATCATGCTGCAGCCCTCAGCGACAGAGACCACCCAGCTGACGTCGGACGGCCACTACTCCTACCACACCGACACCGGCTTCAACTAA
- the dnajc5aa gene encoding dnaJ (Hsp40) homolog, subfamily C, member 5aa isoform X3: MAEHQRQRSLSTAGESLYHVLGVEKIATNDDIKRSYRKLALKFHPDKNPENPEAADKFKEINNAHAILNDPTKRNIYDKYGSLGLYVAEQFGEENVNTYFVLSSWWAKALFVFCGLATGCYFCCCLCCCCNCCCGRCKPRPREGQEQDFYVSPEDLEAQLQSDEREAGGEPIMLQPSATETTQLTSDGHYSYHTDTGFN; the protein is encoded by the exons ATGGCTGAGCATCAGAGGCAGCGCTCTTTGTCCACCGCTGGTGAGTCTCTCTACCACGTGCTGGGAGTGGAAAAGATTGCCACCAATGATGACATCAAGCGCTCCTACAG GAAACTGGCTTTGAAATTCCACCCTGACAAGAATCCTGAAAATCCCGAAGCAGCGGACAAATTCAAGGAGATCAACAACGCCCACGCCATCCTCAATGACCCCACCAAGCGCAACATTTACGACAAATACGGCTCGCTGGGCCTGTACGTGGCCGAGCAGTTCGGAGAGGAGAACGTCAACACGTACTTTGTCCTCTCCAGCTGGTGGGCGAAG GCGCTGTTTGTGTTCTGCGGCCTGGCCACCGGCTGCTACTTCTGTTGCTGCctgtgctgctgctgcaacTGCTGCTGCGGAAGATGTAAACCTCGGCCTCGGGAGGGCCAGGAGCAGGATTTTTACGTGTCCCCGGAGGACCTGGAGGCTCAGCTGCAATCTGACGAGAGAG AGGCGGGAGGCGAGCCCATCATGCTGCAGCCCTCAGCGACAGAGACCACCCAGCTGACGTCGGACGGCCACTACTCCTACCACACCGACACCGGCTTCAACTAA
- the dnajc5aa gene encoding dnaJ (Hsp40) homolog, subfamily C, member 5aa isoform X4: protein MAEHQRQRSLSTAGESLYHVLGVEKIATNDDIKRSYRKLALKFHPDKNPENPEAADKFKEINNAHAILNDPTKRNIYDKYGSLGLYVAEQFGEENVNTYFVLSSWWAKALFVFCGLATGCYFCCCLCCCCNCCCGRCKPRPREGQEQDFYVSPEDLEAQLQSDERA, encoded by the exons ATGGCTGAGCATCAGAGGCAGCGCTCTTTGTCCACCGCTGGTGAGTCTCTCTACCACGTGCTGGGAGTGGAAAAGATTGCCACCAATGATGACATCAAGCGCTCCTACAG GAAACTGGCTTTGAAATTCCACCCTGACAAGAATCCTGAAAATCCCGAAGCAGCGGACAAATTCAAGGAGATCAACAACGCCCACGCCATCCTCAATGACCCCACCAAGCGCAACATTTACGACAAATACGGCTCGCTGGGCCTGTACGTGGCCGAGCAGTTCGGAGAGGAGAACGTCAACACGTACTTTGTCCTCTCCAGCTGGTGGGCGAAG GCGCTGTTTGTGTTCTGCGGCCTGGCCACCGGCTGCTACTTCTGTTGCTGCctgtgctgctgctgcaacTGCTGCTGCGGAAGATGTAAACCTCGGCCTCGGGAGGGCCAGGAGCAGGATTTTTACGTGTCCCCGGAGGACCTGGAGGCTCAGCTGCAATCTGACGAGAGAG CGTAA
- the dnajc5aa gene encoding dnaJ (Hsp40) homolog, subfamily C, member 5aa isoform X2: protein MAEHQRQRSLSTAGESLYHVLGVEKIATNDDIKRSYRKLALKFHPDKNPENPEAADKFKEINNAHAILNDPTKRNIYDKYGSLGLYVAEQFGEENVNTYFVLSSWWAKALFVFCGLATGCYFCCCLCCCCNCCCGRCKPRPREGQEQDFYVSPEDLEAQLQSDERVEAGGEPIMLQPSATETTQLTSDGHYSYHTDTGFN, encoded by the exons ATGGCTGAGCATCAGAGGCAGCGCTCTTTGTCCACCGCTGGTGAGTCTCTCTACCACGTGCTGGGAGTGGAAAAGATTGCCACCAATGATGACATCAAGCGCTCCTACAG GAAACTGGCTTTGAAATTCCACCCTGACAAGAATCCTGAAAATCCCGAAGCAGCGGACAAATTCAAGGAGATCAACAACGCCCACGCCATCCTCAATGACCCCACCAAGCGCAACATTTACGACAAATACGGCTCGCTGGGCCTGTACGTGGCCGAGCAGTTCGGAGAGGAGAACGTCAACACGTACTTTGTCCTCTCCAGCTGGTGGGCGAAG GCGCTGTTTGTGTTCTGCGGCCTGGCCACCGGCTGCTACTTCTGTTGCTGCctgtgctgctgctgcaacTGCTGCTGCGGAAGATGTAAACCTCGGCCTCGGGAGGGCCAGGAGCAGGATTTTTACGTGTCCCCGGAGGACCTGGAGGCTCAGCTGCAATCTGACGAGAGAG TAGAGGCGGGAGGCGAGCCCATCATGCTGCAGCCCTCAGCGACAGAGACCACCCAGCTGACGTCGGACGGCCACTACTCCTACCACACCGACACCGGCTTCAACTAA
- the LOC144054516 gene encoding glucose-induced degradation protein 8-B homolog — MMSYAEKPEDITKDEWMDKLNNVHIQRSDMNRLIMNYLVTEGFKEAAEKFRMESGIEPSVDLDSLDERIKIREMILKGQIQEAIALINSLHPELLDTNRYLYFHLQQQHLIELIRLRETESALEFAQTQLAEQGEESRECLTEMERTLALLAFDNPEESPFGDLLNMMQRQKVWSEVNQAVLDHENRESTPKLAKLLKLLLWAQNELDQKKVKYPKMTDLSTGTIEDPK; from the exons ATGATGAGTTATGCTGAAAAGCCTGAAGACATCACAAAAGACGAGTGGATGGACAAACTGAACAACGTGCACATTCAAAGATCGGACATGAACCGGCTCATTATGAACTACCTGGTGACCG AGGGATTCAAAGAGGCAGCGGAGAAGTTCCGGATGGAGTCTGGCATCGAGCCCAGTGTGGACTTGGACTCACTGGATGAAAGGATAAAGATCCGAGAGATGATCCTGAAGGGACAGATCCAGGAAGCCATCGCACTCATCAACAGCCTGCACCCGGAGCTGCTGGACACCAACCGATATTTGTACTTTCACTTGCAG CAGCAACATTTGATTGAGCTCATCCGGCTAAGGGAGACTGAGTCAGCGCTGGAGTTTGCCCAGACGCAGCTGGCCGAGCAGGGGGAGGAGAGCCGCGAGTGTCTGACGGAGATGGAGAGAACGCTCGCCCTCTTGGCTTTCGACAACCCCGAAGAGTCGCCCTTTGGAGACCTGCTCAACATGATGCAGCGGCAAAAG GTGTGGAGCGAGGTGAACCAAGCGGTGCTGGACCACGAAAACAGGGAGTCCACTCCCAAATTGGCCAAACTCCTCAAGTTACTGCTGTGGGCGCAGAACGAGTTGGACCAGAAGAAGGTCAAataccccaaaatgactgaccTGAGTACGGGAACCATTGAGGACCCCAAGTGA